Proteins found in one Labrenzia sp. VG12 genomic segment:
- a CDS encoding type II and III secretion system protein family protein, which translates to MTQIYKRTSSVRGAMKHFLKQIAATAMLAGTLLAGSVPAAVAEGNFPSQVHVAAGERAIGRILNVGVGRSVVINLAEDAADVLVSNPEIADAVLRTPRRIFVIGNTAGQSRLVLFSRSGRELASFDVRVEKDTSDLTRIIRKLIPGTRIHAESVNGSVILSGSAKSTLEAQQAADIAAKFEGAKSGSEVVNLIAVEGKDQVHLKVTVAEVERSIIKQLGVQFSGTVGTGNFTPFFQNLPNFTVNPNIVNQAVGGMQFARGATSITAQIDALQRDGVIRTLAEPTLTAISGENASFLAGGEFPIPISQDNNEVTVEFKKFGVGLDFTPVVLSGGRISLRVKTEVSELSNEGAVTFSNITISALKVRRAESTMELPSGGTLVMAGLLKERYQQAVDGVPGLMQVPILGSLFKSRDFLRQQSELVVFVTPYVVQPVAASKLQRPDKNFVIPTDAETVFLNRLNKIFSPSGTAEGTYHGQVGFIYK; encoded by the coding sequence ATGACCCAGATTTACAAGAGAACGTCCAGCGTGAGGGGCGCGATGAAACACTTTCTGAAACAGATTGCAGCCACGGCTATGCTCGCTGGAACGCTCCTTGCAGGATCGGTGCCTGCGGCGGTAGCCGAAGGCAATTTTCCCAGCCAGGTTCATGTTGCTGCCGGTGAACGAGCCATCGGACGCATTCTGAATGTGGGGGTTGGCCGCTCGGTGGTGATCAATCTCGCGGAAGACGCCGCCGATGTGCTGGTGTCGAACCCCGAAATCGCGGATGCGGTCCTCAGGACCCCTCGTCGGATCTTTGTCATCGGCAACACCGCCGGCCAGTCGCGCCTGGTGCTATTCAGCCGCAGTGGCCGGGAACTGGCCAGCTTTGACGTCCGGGTCGAGAAGGACACTTCCGATCTGACCCGTATCATTCGCAAACTCATCCCCGGCACGCGAATCCATGCCGAATCGGTCAATGGAAGTGTGATTCTGAGCGGGAGCGCGAAAAGCACGCTTGAAGCACAGCAGGCCGCGGACATTGCCGCCAAGTTCGAAGGCGCAAAAAGCGGCTCGGAAGTCGTCAATCTGATTGCCGTCGAAGGCAAGGATCAGGTGCATCTGAAAGTGACGGTTGCCGAAGTCGAGCGGTCGATTATCAAGCAGCTCGGGGTTCAGTTCTCCGGCACCGTCGGAACAGGCAACTTCACGCCTTTCTTCCAGAATCTGCCGAATTTCACCGTGAACCCGAACATCGTCAACCAGGCGGTCGGGGGCATGCAATTCGCCAGAGGGGCAACCTCCATCACCGCACAGATCGACGCGCTGCAGCGCGACGGCGTTATCCGGACGCTCGCGGAACCGACGCTGACAGCCATTTCGGGCGAAAATGCGAGCTTTCTCGCCGGCGGCGAATTCCCGATCCCGATCTCCCAGGACAACAACGAAGTCACCGTTGAGTTCAAGAAATTCGGTGTTGGCCTGGACTTTACGCCAGTGGTTCTTTCTGGCGGGCGGATCAGCCTGCGCGTCAAGACGGAAGTCAGTGAGCTCAGCAACGAGGGGGCGGTTACCTTCTCCAACATCACGATTTCCGCTCTCAAGGTACGGCGCGCTGAATCGACCATGGAATTGCCTTCCGGCGGTACGCTCGTGATGGCCGGGCTGCTGAAAGAACGTTACCAGCAGGCTGTGGATGGTGTTCCCGGCCTGATGCAAGTGCCGATTCTCGGCAGCTTGTTCAAAAGCCGGGACTTCCTCCGGCAGCAATCCGAACTGGTGGTTTTTGTGACGCCCTACGTGGTGCAGCCGGTCGCGGCGAGCAAGCTTCAGCGCCCGGACAAGAACTTCGTCATTCCAACGGATGCCGAGACAGTCTTCCTGAACCGGTTGAACAAGATCTTTAGCCCCAGCGGGACCGCCGAAGGCACGTATCACGGCCAGGTCGGATTCATTTACAAGTGA
- a CDS encoding CpaD family pilus assembly protein yields the protein MKTKKMIRIAIAPRTALVLTGCLAVMGCQSQTQQPAALLASNDYQLRHPIVVTEAPETLDLPLGRNTRRLSGPIVGTISSFGVDSRQHGNGAVEILVPSGGANEAAVHAVTPQIRKALQQGGVSRSRISTRTYAVQDASADAPIRLSYPKMKATAGECGAWPQNIGGHFNRNEDYENYGCATQANLAAMVVNPSDLLTPRASTPADQGRRAVVLENYRKGDVTASDYNEGVGAEIAED from the coding sequence ATGAAGACGAAAAAAATGATCCGGATCGCGATCGCTCCCAGAACCGCACTTGTCCTCACCGGATGCCTTGCTGTGATGGGGTGCCAAAGTCAGACCCAGCAGCCCGCAGCACTGCTTGCTTCCAATGACTATCAGCTAAGGCATCCGATCGTGGTGACCGAAGCGCCGGAGACACTGGATCTGCCGCTTGGTCGGAATACGCGACGGCTCAGCGGACCGATCGTCGGAACCATCAGCTCCTTTGGTGTCGACAGCCGGCAGCATGGAAATGGGGCAGTCGAGATCCTGGTGCCGTCGGGTGGAGCCAACGAAGCTGCGGTGCACGCGGTGACGCCACAGATCCGCAAGGCCCTGCAGCAGGGCGGTGTTTCCAGGTCACGGATCAGCACGCGCACCTACGCGGTTCAGGATGCATCGGCAGATGCACCTATAAGGCTGTCCTATCCGAAGATGAAGGCAACCGCCGGCGAGTGCGGTGCCTGGCCACAGAACATCGGTGGGCATTTCAACCGGAATGAGGACTACGAAAACTACGGCTGCGCCACTCAGGCGAACCTGGCTGCCATGGTCGTCAATCCGTCCGACCTGCTGACACCGCGGGCGTCGACGCCTGCCGACCAGGGACGCCGTGCCGTGGTTCTGGAGAACTACCGGAAGGGCGACGTGACAGCCTCCGACTACAATGAAGGTGTCGGAGCCGAGATCGCAGAAGACTAG
- a CDS encoding CpaE family protein, producing MSANPDLKNMSGYMDPISELSHQSYGGSDEGMHIGAVPRITIHAFCQTDGTMRTAEAAMEDRRMAKAHLKLDMGGIPSAIETFEQAPTPNLIVVETSGNREDLVSSLDHLAEYCDAGTKVIVIGDVNDVTLYRDLISRGVSEYLVTPVSVFQLIGAIGELYADPDAEPLGRTIAFFGVKGGCGASTVAHNGAWSLARSFQAEVVVADMDLAFGTAGLDYNQDPLQGVFEAISAPERLDETYLDRILSKCNEHLSLLAAPATLERTYDQGEKSFEQLIETMRASVPQVVLDVPHAWNAWVKQTLLSVDEIVMVAEPDLANLRNAKNTVDMLKQLRPNDRPPHLVMNKVNVPKRPEIKPDEFASALGLTVQAAIPFEPQLFGTAANNGQMIGEVDNKHAIARMFEDLAQSVSGKAQPTRSARPGLGGLFSKFKRKTG from the coding sequence ATGAGTGCCAATCCAGACTTGAAAAATATGTCCGGTTACATGGACCCCATATCCGAGCTGTCCCATCAGTCTTATGGCGGCAGCGACGAAGGCATGCATATTGGAGCCGTTCCGCGCATCACCATACATGCTTTCTGCCAGACGGACGGCACCATGCGCACGGCGGAAGCTGCCATGGAAGACCGGCGTATGGCCAAGGCGCACCTGAAGCTCGACATGGGCGGCATACCGTCCGCGATCGAGACCTTCGAACAGGCGCCAACCCCGAACCTGATCGTGGTGGAGACCTCCGGAAATCGCGAGGATCTTGTCTCCAGCCTCGATCATCTCGCCGAATACTGCGATGCCGGCACAAAGGTGATCGTTATTGGCGACGTGAACGACGTGACCCTCTACCGCGACCTGATATCGCGCGGGGTCAGCGAATACCTGGTCACACCCGTCAGCGTGTTCCAGCTGATCGGCGCGATCGGTGAGCTCTATGCTGATCCGGACGCCGAGCCGCTCGGTCGCACGATCGCATTCTTCGGGGTCAAGGGCGGTTGCGGTGCGTCGACAGTCGCCCATAACGGCGCCTGGTCCCTTGCGCGGAGTTTCCAGGCCGAAGTTGTCGTCGCCGATATGGACCTTGCTTTTGGCACGGCAGGACTGGACTACAACCAGGACCCCCTGCAGGGTGTTTTTGAGGCCATTTCTGCGCCTGAACGCCTGGACGAGACCTATCTCGACCGGATCCTGTCCAAATGCAACGAACACCTCAGTCTCCTGGCGGCCCCGGCGACCCTGGAGCGGACCTATGACCAGGGTGAGAAGTCGTTTGAGCAGCTGATCGAAACGATGCGCGCCAGTGTTCCGCAAGTGGTCCTTGACGTGCCGCATGCCTGGAACGCCTGGGTCAAGCAGACGCTCCTGAGCGTGGACGAGATCGTGATGGTTGCCGAGCCGGACCTGGCCAATTTGCGCAACGCGAAGAACACGGTCGATATGCTCAAGCAGTTGCGCCCGAACGATCGGCCGCCTCACCTGGTGATGAACAAGGTGAACGTGCCGAAGCGGCCGGAAATCAAACCCGACGAGTTTGCCAGCGCCCTTGGCCTGACCGTTCAGGCAGCCATTCCCTTTGAGCCGCAGCTGTTTGGGACGGCTGCCAACAACGGTCAGATGATCGGTGAGGTCGACAACAAGCACGCCATTGCGCGCATGTTCGAAGATCTGGCGCAGTCCGTGTCCGGAAAAGCCCAGCCGACCAGGTCGGCGCGGCCCGGTCTTGGCGGATTGTTCTCGAAATTTAAGCGGAAGACCGGCTGA